A single region of the Brachypodium distachyon strain Bd21 chromosome 3, Brachypodium_distachyon_v3.0, whole genome shotgun sequence genome encodes:
- the LOC100833178 gene encoding bZIP transcription factor 23 isoform X2 has protein sequence MDFPGGSGRQQNQQQPLPPMTPLPLGRQGSSVYSLTFDEFQSALGGPGKDFGSMNMDELLRNIWTAEESQALGAVVANASSSSAAAGADQGAGAQPIQRQGSLTLPRTMSQKTVDEVWRDMVYFGGPSAAPAAAELPPAQRQQTLGEVTLEEFLVRAGVVREDMAGPPPPVSPAPAAQAQQPPPPQPQMLFPQSNMFAPMVNPLSLGNGMMAGAFGQGGGGATTAVSPARPVLSNGFGKMEGLNLSSLSPPPMPYVFNGGLRGRKAPAMEKVVERRQRRMIKNRESAARSRQRKQSYMMELETEVAKLKERNEELQKNQVEMLERQKNEVFENIRRQVGPKSKRICLRRTLTGP, from the exons ATGGATTTTCCGGGAGGGAGCGGGAGGCAGCAgaaccagcagcagccgctgccgccgatgacgccgctgccgctggggAGGCAGGGGTCGTCTGTCTACTCGCTCACCTTCGACGAGTTCCAGAGCGCGCTGGGCGGGCCCGGGAAGGACTTCGGGTCCATGAACATGGACGAGCTCCTCCGCAACATCTGGACGGCCGAGGAGTCGCAGGCcctcggcgccgtcgtcgccaacgcgtcctcgtcgtccgccgccgcgggggcgGATCAAGGAGCCGGGGCGCAGCCCATCCAGCGCCAGGGCTCGCTCACGCTGCCCAGGACCATGAGCCAGAAGACCGTCGACGAGGTCTGGCGCGACATGGTGTACTTCGGCGggccctccgccgcgccggccgccgcggagctCCCGCCGGCCCAGAGGCAGCAGACGCTCGGGGAGGTCACGCTCGAGGAGTTCCTCGTGCGCGCTGGTGTGGTTCGGGAGGACATggccggcccgccgccgcccgtttcgccggcgccggcggcgcaggcgcagcagccgccgcctccgcagcCACAGATGCTGTTTCCTCAGAGCAATATGTTTGCTCCCATGGTGAATCCTCTGTCGCTGGGTAATGGGATGATGGCCGGAGCTTTCGGCCAGGGAGGTGGTGGCGCGACCACTGCTGTTTCCCCGGCCAGGCCGGTTTTGTCCAATGGGTTTGGCAAGATGGAAGGCTTGAACTTGTCCTCGCTGTCACCACCACCGATGCCTTATGTTTTTAATGGTGGATTGAGGGGGAGGAaggcgccggccatggagaaggTGGTCGAGAGGAGGCAGAGACGAATGATCAAGAACAGGGAGTCTGCAGCGAGGTCGCGCCAGAGGAAGCAG AGTTATATGATGGAGTTGGAGACTGAGGTGGCAAAACTTAAAGAGCGGAACGAGGAGTTGCAGAAAAATCAG GTGGAGATGCTAGAGAGGCAAAAGAATGAG GTGTTCGAGAATATTAGAAGGCAAGTTGGACCTAAATCAAAGAGAATTTGCCTGCGTAGGACACTGACAGGGCCGTG A
- the LOC100833491 gene encoding uncharacterized protein LOC100833491, protein MEKALGGGGGGGGKLRGAAGLMGLQKQYSWSPDIERDEAWERRRRGLRRRGSEGALRRAQSVTDDDLDELRGCIDLGFGFEAPVGCAACGGAGRSSRLVQTLPALDLYYAVAAGGGSEGCPTPCSCGASSEATSEASPIGSPMSILSPGDPPETVKMRLKQWAQVVALSLRNRA, encoded by the exons aTGGAGAAGGCTcttggaggtggaggaggaggaggagggaagcTGAGGGGCGCGGCGGGGCTGATGGGGCTGCAGAAGCAGTACTCGTGGTCGCCCGACATCGAGCGCGACGAGGcgtgggagcggcggcggcgcgggctgcggAGGCGCGGCTCGGAGGGGGCGCTGCGGCGCGCGCAGAGCGTCACGGACGACGACCTCGACGAGCTCCGCGGCTGCATCGATCTGGGGTTCGGGTTCGAGGCCCCCGTCGGGTGCGCggcctgcggcggcgccgggaggAGCAGCCGCCTCGTGCAGACGCTCCCGGCGCTTGATCTATACTACGCCGtcgcggctggcggcggctcggAGGGCTGCCCGACCCCGTGCTCCTGCGGCGCCTCGTCCGAGGCCACCTCCGAGGCGTCGCCGATCGGGAGCCCGATGTCCATACTCTCTCCAG GCGACCCGCCGGAGACGGTGAAGATGAGGCTGAAGCAGTGGGCGCAGGTGGTGGCGTTGTCCCTGCGCAACCGTGCCTGA
- the LOC100833178 gene encoding bZIP transcription factor 23 isoform X1 codes for MDFPGGSGRQQNQQQPLPPMTPLPLGRQGSSVYSLTFDEFQSALGGPGKDFGSMNMDELLRNIWTAEESQALGAVVANASSSSAAAGADQGAGAQPIQRQGSLTLPRTMSQKTVDEVWRDMVYFGGPSAAPAAAELPPAQRQQTLGEVTLEEFLVRAGVVREDMAGPPPPVSPAPAAQAQQPPPPQPQMLFPQSNMFAPMVNPLSLGNGMMAGAFGQGGGGATTAVSPARPVLSNGFGKMEGLNLSSLSPPPMPYVFNGGLRGRKAPAMEKVVERRQRRMIKNRESAARSRQRKQSYMMELETEVAKLKERNEELQKNQVEMLERQKNEVFENIRRQVGPKSKRICLRRTLTGPW; via the exons ATGGATTTTCCGGGAGGGAGCGGGAGGCAGCAgaaccagcagcagccgctgccgccgatgacgccgctgccgctggggAGGCAGGGGTCGTCTGTCTACTCGCTCACCTTCGACGAGTTCCAGAGCGCGCTGGGCGGGCCCGGGAAGGACTTCGGGTCCATGAACATGGACGAGCTCCTCCGCAACATCTGGACGGCCGAGGAGTCGCAGGCcctcggcgccgtcgtcgccaacgcgtcctcgtcgtccgccgccgcgggggcgGATCAAGGAGCCGGGGCGCAGCCCATCCAGCGCCAGGGCTCGCTCACGCTGCCCAGGACCATGAGCCAGAAGACCGTCGACGAGGTCTGGCGCGACATGGTGTACTTCGGCGggccctccgccgcgccggccgccgcggagctCCCGCCGGCCCAGAGGCAGCAGACGCTCGGGGAGGTCACGCTCGAGGAGTTCCTCGTGCGCGCTGGTGTGGTTCGGGAGGACATggccggcccgccgccgcccgtttcgccggcgccggcggcgcaggcgcagcagccgccgcctccgcagcCACAGATGCTGTTTCCTCAGAGCAATATGTTTGCTCCCATGGTGAATCCTCTGTCGCTGGGTAATGGGATGATGGCCGGAGCTTTCGGCCAGGGAGGTGGTGGCGCGACCACTGCTGTTTCCCCGGCCAGGCCGGTTTTGTCCAATGGGTTTGGCAAGATGGAAGGCTTGAACTTGTCCTCGCTGTCACCACCACCGATGCCTTATGTTTTTAATGGTGGATTGAGGGGGAGGAaggcgccggccatggagaaggTGGTCGAGAGGAGGCAGAGACGAATGATCAAGAACAGGGAGTCTGCAGCGAGGTCGCGCCAGAGGAAGCAG AGTTATATGATGGAGTTGGAGACTGAGGTGGCAAAACTTAAAGAGCGGAACGAGGAGTTGCAGAAAAATCAG GTGGAGATGCTAGAGAGGCAAAAGAATGAG GTGTTCGAGAATATTAGAAGGCAAGTTGGACCTAAATCAAAGAGAATTTGCCTGCGTAGGACACTGACAGGGCCGTGGTAA